GTAGTATATCAGAAAACTCGCAAGAGATTTTTAGCTCCCACAGGAAAATCTCAAGGTGGTTCTTATCAAGGCGAACAAAACACTGAATTTTATTGTGCTGTTTGTAAAAATCCTCTCGTCAAACTCACAGAAACTAATCTAGAAAATCTGTTAAGTTACCCACAACAAGTAGCCGAAAAGATAGGTAGTACCAAGTATCAAGGGTTACAATGTTCCCAGTGTCAACCCGATGCTTTTCATCTGCGACGCTATCATGTAAATCCCCATTATCAGATGTGTCCTCGCTGTCAAGAGTATACGATAGAATCTCATACAACCGTTTTAAAGCGTGCAACAACCTACTCCTCGGGATTAGCACGCACTACTAAACACTGCCATTCTTGTCAATTGCACGAGGAACAAGATAGTTTGATTCCAAGAATACAACCCGTAGTCATAACCACTGGTAGCGGTCGTGGTGGAGGTGGTAGTAGTGGTGGTGGCGGTTTTGGAGGTGGTAGTAGTGGTGGTGGCGGTGCTGGCGGAAGTTGGTAAACTTGAGATAAAAAATAGTTAAATAGTCATGTCCAATTCTAATCCGTCAATACCAGAAGATATCGCCGCTGAAGTGTTAAAAGTCGCTTCAGAAATCTACGCTGAAACTCAAAATACTTATTCTCTATCTGAGTTACAAGCTGCAGGAAAAGAAGTCAATATACCTCCAGAGATTATCTCTGAAGCGATCGCTAAAGTCAAAGAACAACAGCGTCTAGCTAAGGAAAAGCAACTTTTAGCTCAGCAAAGAAACAAAACCCTGATTTATATCGGGAGTGCGATCGCGGGTTTAACACTATTATGGGGTATCTTTACTTACAATTCTCTCTCAAATTCAGCTCAAAAAGTTGATGCTACTTGGTCACAAATAGAAAATCAGTTGCAGCGTCGCACCGATTTAATCCCTCAGTTGATTAACGTAGTTGAAGCGCAGTCAACTCAGGAAAAAGAGGTAATTAAACTGTTGGAAGATTCTCGCAATCGTTATTTGAGCGCCCAGACACAATCTGATAAACTCAAGGCTTCTGGGGAAGTGACAGACGCCTTGAATCGTTTCAGAAGCTATTTTGGTAGTTCCCAAGCTTATATCAATTTACAATACGAAATGGCGGGAACAGAAAATAGAATAGCCACCGAAAGAAAAAGATACAATGAAGCCGTACAAGCTTACAATCAAAAAGTTAAAGCCTTCCCCAATTCTCTCATAGCTGCTATTAGTGGTTTCAAACCCAGAGATTTTTATCAAAAAGCTTGAATCCATTCTTTAACTTGATATTCTGTCCAGATTCCATTTTGCCAATAGGGATCGTTTTCTACTAGAGTGCGCACTTCCTCAGGGCTATTAGCTTCATAAATGCCAAATACTTGGGTATTATCCGCTGTGGGACCAAGGGTAATTAAAACACCTTGTTCTTTTTGCTGTGCTAATCCCGCTAAATGGGCTTGACGGTGGGGGGTGCGCTTAGTTAGGGCGTCTTCGCAGTAGCTTCCCCACATTATATATTTGGGCATATTAATTTAACTCCTGAGTGTAACGTTAAAAGTGTTGACGAGGGCTTCTCTGATTTGTTGGTGTACCGGTTCGATTTCTGATTCAGTTAAAGTGCGATCGCTCGCCCGATAAACCAAGCTAAAAGCTAAACTTCTTTGTCCTGTGGGCACATTTTCCCCTTGATACTGGTCAAATACTTCCACATCTTCGAGTAAATTTCCACCCGCTTCGTTCATGATTGTAGTCAGTTGGGCTACTGAAATATCTACGGGAGAGAAAAAAGCCAAGTCTCTAGCTACAGCAGGATAAGTAGAATAAAGCTTAAACTTAGCCGTGAGTGATTCTATTTGGGTCAAAGCATTTAATAATAGAGTAAAATCCAGTTCAAAGACGTAGACTGCAGCAGGTAAATCCTTAGCCGCGGTTAATTGAGGGTGTAGCTGCCCAAAAAAACCCAATTCTTGACCATTTAGCCAAAGACTAGCCGTCCTTCCCGGGTGTAGACGAGGATCGCTATCTAAAACTCGGTATTCTACTGAAAGATTCAAAGATTGAAACACGCTTTCTAGTAATCCTTTAGCTTCGTACCAGGTTAAAGGGACAGATTTCCCTCCAACAACCCAGCGTCCAGCGAAGGTGCGATCGCCTCCTAGAATTCCTGCTACCATTTCTCTTTCGCTAATTTCTCCCGATGTGGGGCTAAATACCCGACCAATTTCTGAAGCATTGAGAACACCATTTCCCTGAGATAAATTATAGGCGCAAGCCTCTATCAAGCCTGTAGTTAAATTAGTGCGCAGGGCGGAATATTCCTTAAACAGAGGATTATTAAGTACTACCTCTTTTCCTGTATTGCTAACTAAAGAATAATGTACTACTTCGGTTAAACCTACAGCCCGCAGCAGATATCTGAGTTGTCGTTTAATCGCTTCTGAAGTGGAGAGATAACCCGGTTGAGTTTTACTGGGGAGTTCTGCACAAAAACGGTCATAACCGTAGAGACGAGCTACCTCTTCGATCAAATCGATTTCTCTTTCTAAATCTCGTTGACGATAAGGAGGTATGGTTACTTCCCACAACCCATCACCCACGCTTTGCAACTCACAACCTAGAGCTTTCAGAATATCCTCAACCTCTGTGTGGGAAATTCGACCCGTTTGCACTGGTCCCAAAACTTGCTCAAGACGCTCATAGCGTAAATGTATTATACGACGACTTTGAGTCAAGCCACCTCCAGTACTTTGAGCAGTCACTTGTCCTCCAGCCAACTCGGTTATCAGGGCGATCGCTCTAGCCAAAGCCAAAGAAAACTCAGCCTGATTAATACCCCGTTCATAACGAGTAGAAGCTTCCGTCCGTAAACTTTGACTGCGCGCTGAACGCCTAATCGTTACTGGGTCAAAAATAGCCCCTTCTAGCACTAAATTAACCGTATGTTCATCAACTTCTGTGTCTTCCCCACCCATTACCCCAGCTATAGCCACGGGAACATCATTAGCTGTAATCAAGAGATTCTGAGGTTTCAACTGACGTTTTTGACCGTCTAGAGTTTGTAGAGATTCATCTGCAACCGCAAATCGTACTCCCATATTAAGATCTTCGCTTTGAGCAGTAACTTTTAATTTTTCCGCGTCAAAAGCGTGAAGAGGTTGACCCCACTCCAACAAAATATAATTAGTTGCATCGACAATATTATTAATAGATCTAATACCTGCATTCTGTAAGCGCCATTTCAACCAATCCGGTGAAGGTCCAACTTTAACCCCTTGGATCTTTGTACCCATATAAACAGGACAAGCATGGGAATCACTGATAGTAGTTTTTAAATCTGACGTTTCTGGGAATGTCAACAACTCTACTCTGGATAATTGTACTGGAGCACCCGTTAAAGCGCCAACTTCTCGCGCGATTCCCACCAGACTCAGCGCATCAGCACGATTAGCAGTAGTCGTTAAATCTAAAATTACATCATCTAAACCCAAAAGAGGACGCACATCTGTACCCGGTACCAGATTATCCTCTGGAAAAATATAAATCCCCTCGGATTCTTTAGCCAAACCCAACTCAGCTAAAGAACAAATCATCCCCTCTGAAGGGACACCCCTTAGCTTGACTGGCGCCAATTTTAAGTCAACCGCGGGTAAATAAGTACCTAAAGTAGCGACGGGTACAAAAATATCAGCTCTGACGTTAGGCGCACCACAAACGATATTAGCAGTAGTATTTTGCCCAATATCAACCTGACACACACTCAGTTTATCAGCATTGGGATGAGGTTGACGGTCAACTACTCTACCGATTACCACACCTTGGGCTTGTTGACGCAAATCCTCGATTGCTTCTACCTCAAAGCCCGCCATGGTTAAAATTTGAGCTAACTCCTCAGCCGCAAGCTTGACGTTGACTAATTCTTGTAACCAGTTTAGTGAGATTTTCATCAATTTTCGCGCATTAAAGAAACAATCAAGATATACTTAAAGTAAACTAAAATCTTAGTTTTTACTTAACCTAGTTAATTATCCTACATATCCTCTTTTTTTTTATATCGGATCTTGATACCGTTCTAAGTGGCAAGTTATTTAAAGCAGTAAGCAAGCCTTAAAGGTATTCAGTGCTTTGCTTTTGGTCTGCTTGTCTAGATATTGTGATGCGGATGGTTATGTTACGATCAAGAAAACATCATTCCGGAAAACACATAAAACTTGCAATGGTAGTTTGCGAAACTAAACCAACAAGTATATACACACTAGTATTGGTAATTTAGTAATGGGCTACTGCTTAAATCCTCATTGTTCTCATCCCCAAAATCCCCCTAACGTTAAGCAATGTCAAACGTGTGGTTCGAGCTTAGTTTTAGGAGATAGATATCTAACGGTAAAAAAATTAGGTAAGGGAGGATTTGGTGCGACTTTTTTAGCAGTTGATATTTCACTACCAGGTAATCCTTGTTGCGTAATCAAGCAACTGCGTCCCTCTAGTAGTGAAGCTAGTTTACTACAAATGGCTCGTGAACTATTTGAACGAGAAGCTAGAACTTTGGGTAAAATCGGCAATCATCCCCAAGTACCAAGATTGCTCGATTATTTCGAAGTCGATGAACAATTTTATCTGATTCAAGAATTCGTCCAAGGTGCAAATTTACAACAAGAAATAAAGCAAGAGGGACCCTTCGACGAAGATAAAGTTAGATACTTTTTACAAGAAATTTTACCCATATTAGACTATATACATAACAGTCGCGTTATTCATCGAGATATTAAACCTGCTAATATTATTCGCCGTCAACTAGATAATAGATTAGTGTTGATTGATTTTGGGGCCGTGAAAAACGAGATTAACACTTTAGCTGCGGCTGATAACTCAAGTAGAACCGCTCTAACCGCCTTTGCGATCGGTACCCTAGGTTTCGCACCCCCAGAACAATTAGCTATGCGTCCAGTCTACGCCAGTGATATATACGCAGTCGGAGTTACGGCTATTTATCTGCTCACGGGTAAATCACCCAAAGATCTAGGTGTTGATTCTGCTACAGGAGAGCTACAATGGCAGGAACACGTCAACATTAGCTCTACTTTGACTCGGGTTTTAGAGAAAATGCTGGAGTTATCCGTACGTCAGCGCTATAAATCTGGTCGCGAAGTTCTAGAATCACTTCATATTTCTGATCATTCACAAGATTTATCCCCAGGTTTGATTACTCAACCTCTATCACCCGTTGATTTTTCTCCCCATGATGATATTTCTGATTCCGGTATGTTAAATTCTGGAGTGAATAAATCATCACCTGTTAACCGTAGAGTTTCAGCCCAAGCAGAAGCGATTCGGGATTTACAAGATCGCCGTCGTCAAAGATCTTTGGAAAACAATCTGGAATCAGAGCAAACGAAAGCTAAAGATGAATTAGACGCTCAGACGACTCTGAAAAAGCACAAGCCAGCTAATAATACTTCTAAAAAACTCGTCAAATTACCTGCTCAATTGACTTCTGAAATTATTTTAGAGGCTTATAGTCAAGGTTGGGTCGATTTTTGTCAACGTTCCCTCAAACAGTTAAACCTAAAAAAGGTGGATCTATCTGGATCTAGATTTCATCAATCTCAGTTGGTCGAGGTGAATTTTCAAGGCGCTAATTTGTCTAAAACTGATTTTGGTCGTGCTAATTTGTATAAAGCCATTCTTAGAGACGCTAATATCGTAGAGGCTTATCTGGG
This genomic window from Gloeocapsa sp. PCC 73106 contains:
- a CDS encoding YciI family protein; translation: MPKYIMWGSYCEDALTKRTPHRQAHLAGLAQQKEQGVLITLGPTADNTQVFGIYEANSPEEVRTLVENDPYWQNGIWTEYQVKEWIQAF
- a CDS encoding serine/threonine-protein kinase, with amino-acid sequence MGYCLNPHCSHPQNPPNVKQCQTCGSSLVLGDRYLTVKKLGKGGFGATFLAVDISLPGNPCCVIKQLRPSSSEASLLQMARELFEREARTLGKIGNHPQVPRLLDYFEVDEQFYLIQEFVQGANLQQEIKQEGPFDEDKVRYFLQEILPILDYIHNSRVIHRDIKPANIIRRQLDNRLVLIDFGAVKNEINTLAAADNSSRTALTAFAIGTLGFAPPEQLAMRPVYASDIYAVGVTAIYLLTGKSPKDLGVDSATGELQWQEHVNISSTLTRVLEKMLELSVRQRYKSGREVLESLHISDHSQDLSPGLITQPLSPVDFSPHDDISDSGMLNSGVNKSSPVNRRVSAQAEAIRDLQDRRRQRSLENNLESEQTKAKDELDAQTTLKKHKPANNTSKKLVKLPAQLTSEIILEAYSQGWVDFCQRSLKQLNLKKVDLSGSRFHQSQLVEVNFQGANLSKTDFGRANLYKAILRDANIVEAYLGYANLEEADLRGADLSFAYMNYANLKGANLCGANLTNARISDVQMAQAKTNWKTVFPSGRRNLL
- the pheT gene encoding phenylalanine--tRNA ligase subunit beta; translation: MKISLNWLQELVNVKLAAEELAQILTMAGFEVEAIEDLRQQAQGVVIGRVVDRQPHPNADKLSVCQVDIGQNTTANIVCGAPNVRADIFVPVATLGTYLPAVDLKLAPVKLRGVPSEGMICSLAELGLAKESEGIYIFPEDNLVPGTDVRPLLGLDDVILDLTTTANRADALSLVGIAREVGALTGAPVQLSRVELLTFPETSDLKTTISDSHACPVYMGTKIQGVKVGPSPDWLKWRLQNAGIRSINNIVDATNYILLEWGQPLHAFDAEKLKVTAQSEDLNMGVRFAVADESLQTLDGQKRQLKPQNLLITANDVPVAIAGVMGGEDTEVDEHTVNLVLEGAIFDPVTIRRSARSQSLRTEASTRYERGINQAEFSLALARAIALITELAGGQVTAQSTGGGLTQSRRIIHLRYERLEQVLGPVQTGRISHTEVEDILKALGCELQSVGDGLWEVTIPPYRQRDLEREIDLIEEVARLYGYDRFCAELPSKTQPGYLSTSEAIKRQLRYLLRAVGLTEVVHYSLVSNTGKEVVLNNPLFKEYSALRTNLTTGLIEACAYNLSQGNGVLNASEIGRVFSPTSGEISEREMVAGILGGDRTFAGRWVVGGKSVPLTWYEAKGLLESVFQSLNLSVEYRVLDSDPRLHPGRTASLWLNGQELGFFGQLHPQLTAAKDLPAAVYVFELDFTLLLNALTQIESLTAKFKLYSTYPAVARDLAFFSPVDISVAQLTTIMNEAGGNLLEDVEVFDQYQGENVPTGQRSLAFSLVYRASDRTLTESEIEPVHQQIREALVNTFNVTLRS
- a CDS encoding LemA family protein, which encodes MSNSNPSIPEDIAAEVLKVASEIYAETQNTYSLSELQAAGKEVNIPPEIISEAIAKVKEQQRLAKEKQLLAQQRNKTLIYIGSAIAGLTLLWGIFTYNSLSNSAQKVDATWSQIENQLQRRTDLIPQLINVVEAQSTQEKEVIKLLEDSRNRYLSAQTQSDKLKASGEVTDALNRFRSYFGSSQAYINLQYEMAGTENRIATERKRYNEAVQAYNQKVKAFPNSLIAAISGFKPRDFYQKA